One stretch of Parafrankia irregularis DNA includes these proteins:
- a CDS encoding DUF5615 family PIN-like protein, whose amino-acid sequence MRILVDANLSPRVAATLQKAGYEACHVFDVGLGTAEDSEIVVWATRHYHVIVSSDSDFGTILATQLLAAPSFVLLRHLNDLTPDQQADLLLANLPHVEDDLAAGAVVTLLRDRMRIRPLPFHAR is encoded by the coding sequence GTGAGGATTCTGGTCGACGCCAACCTGTCTCCGCGGGTGGCAGCAACCTTACAGAAGGCCGGCTACGAGGCCTGCCATGTCTTCGACGTCGGCCTGGGCACGGCGGAAGATTCCGAGATTGTCGTGTGGGCAACCAGGCATTATCACGTCATCGTCTCCAGTGACAGCGATTTCGGCACGATTCTTGCGACACAGCTTCTGGCTGCACCCTCCTTCGTGCTGTTGCGGCATCTGAACGATCTGACGCCTGACCAGCAGGCGGATCTGTTGCTCGCCAATCTTCCGCATGTGGAGGACGATCTCGCGGCGGGCGCGGTCGTCACGCTTCTGCGTGATCGGATGCGGATCCGTCCGCTGCCCTTCCACGCCAGATGA
- a CDS encoding DUF433 domain-containing protein, with translation MAFERITVDSARMGGLPCIRGMRVTVSAVVGQLAAGRTIDEVLTDYPYLERADVLAALEYAAAAVSERELPLAEPA, from the coding sequence ATGGCCTTCGAACGGATAACTGTCGACTCCGCGCGCATGGGTGGGCTGCCCTGCATCAGGGGGATGCGGGTCACGGTCAGTGCCGTCGTCGGGCAGCTCGCGGCCGGCCGCACGATTGACGAGGTCCTGACGGACTACCCCTACCTTGAGCGCGCTGACGTCCTGGCCGCGTTGGAATATGCCGCGGCCGCTGTGAGTGAACGTGAGCTGCCGCTGGCTGAGCCTGCGTGA